In Mucilaginibacter boryungensis, a single window of DNA contains:
- a CDS encoding M20 family metallo-hydrolase has product MTDINHLHQQAIGLLQQLIHLPSFSREEDKTADVIEKFLQQQGVKTHRKLNNIWAWNKHFDPTKPTILLNSHHDTVKPNSGYTRDPYDAAIENGKLFGLGSNDAGGCLVSLISTFLYFYDQDELQYNLCLTATAEEEISGVNGLELIIPELGTLDFGIVGEPTQMQLAIAERGLMVLDCTAHGKAGHAAREEGENAIYKAMSDIEWFRTFKFPRESEVFGPIKMSVTIINAGSQHNVVPASCVFTVDVRVTDAYRNEEVLEIIHQHVNCDVKPRSVRLKPSSIDKNHPIVQAGIKLGRTTYGSPTTSDQSLLDIPSLKVGPGDSARSHMADEFVYIDEIKEGIELYVKMIGELVLSSKS; this is encoded by the coding sequence ATGACGGACATTAACCATTTACACCAGCAAGCCATTGGGCTATTACAACAACTGATTCACCTGCCTTCGTTTAGTAGAGAAGAGGATAAAACGGCCGATGTGATAGAAAAATTTTTACAGCAGCAGGGGGTTAAAACGCATCGTAAGCTTAATAATATCTGGGCATGGAATAAACATTTCGACCCAACTAAACCAACAATACTGCTTAACTCGCATCACGATACGGTGAAACCTAATTCTGGTTATACCCGCGATCCGTATGATGCGGCGATTGAAAATGGTAAACTATTTGGCCTGGGTAGCAATGATGCCGGTGGCTGTTTGGTATCACTAATATCAACTTTTCTATATTTTTATGATCAGGATGAGCTGCAATACAATTTGTGCCTAACCGCCACTGCCGAGGAAGAAATTTCAGGCGTAAACGGACTTGAACTGATCATCCCAGAGCTTGGCACCCTGGATTTTGGTATAGTTGGCGAACCCACCCAAATGCAATTAGCCATTGCCGAACGCGGTTTAATGGTGCTGGATTGCACCGCACACGGCAAAGCCGGCCATGCCGCCCGCGAGGAAGGCGAAAATGCGATTTATAAGGCCATGTCCGATATTGAATGGTTCCGTACCTTTAAATTCCCCCGTGAGTCTGAAGTGTTTGGGCCCATAAAAATGTCGGTCACTATTATCAATGCCGGTTCGCAGCATAATGTAGTGCCGGCCAGTTGCGTGTTTACGGTTGATGTAAGAGTAACAGATGCTTATCGTAACGAGGAAGTGTTGGAAATTATCCATCAGCATGTTAACTGTGATGTTAAGCCCAGATCTGTTCGTTTGAAGCCATCAAGCATTGATAAAAACCACCCTATTGTTCAGGCAGGCATTAAACTGGGGCGAACCACATACGGCTCTCCAACTACCTCCGACCAATCATTATTGGATATCCCATCATTGAAAGTAGGCCCCGGCGATTCGGCACGCTCGCACATGGCCGATGAATTTGTATATATAGATGAAATTAAAGAAGGGATTGAGTTGTACGTGAAGATGATTGGAGAATTAGTCTTAAGTTCGAAGTCTTAA
- a CDS encoding RES family NAD+ phosphorylase has protein sequence MLLYRITRCIYANDLSGTGARLYGGRWNNIGKAMVYTASSQSLAILEALVHLPTAIIPDDFCLVTIDAPESIFVADTRLFPPNWNAYPEPEILKRTGDFFLKQNQQLLMKVPSAIVKEEFNYLINPQHPGISKVKVVKSEPFTFDERLF, from the coding sequence ATGTTACTTTACCGTATTACCCGCTGTATCTATGCTAACGATCTGTCTGGCACCGGAGCGCGCCTATATGGCGGCCGTTGGAATAATATAGGCAAGGCTATGGTTTATACGGCATCATCCCAATCATTAGCCATATTAGAGGCATTAGTACATTTGCCCACTGCTATAATCCCTGATGATTTTTGCCTTGTAACTATTGATGCACCTGAAAGTATTTTTGTAGCCGATACCCGCTTGTTTCCACCAAATTGGAATGCTTACCCCGAACCAGAAATACTAAAACGTACCGGTGATTTTTTCCTTAAGCAAAACCAGCAATTATTAATGAAAGTGCCATCGGCTATTGTAAAAGAAGAGTTCAATTACCTAATCAATCCACAACACCCAGGAATATCGAAAGTGAAAGTTGTTAAAAGCGAGCCTTTTACTTTTGATGAAAGGCTTTTTTAA
- the parS gene encoding type II RES/Xre toxin-antitoxin system antitoxin — MSEKRKHIDENVVNEPMVAYMAAGMDNSFYSLLSGVKPTRFSTDFDLLKLTREGLPKKVLTSLAKKISLTLQELSDIMHISERTLQRYDDNAVVKTEYAEKAIELARLYARGQDVFGSMDKFKRWMKTPGHVFRGETPISLLDTSVGFDMVLRELGRIEHGIFA; from the coding sequence ATGTCTGAAAAAAGAAAACATATCGATGAAAATGTAGTTAATGAACCTATGGTAGCATATATGGCCGCAGGCATGGATAACTCATTTTATAGTTTACTAAGCGGGGTTAAACCAACTCGTTTCAGTACCGATTTTGACCTTCTAAAACTTACCCGCGAGGGGTTACCTAAAAAGGTATTAACCTCGCTGGCTAAAAAGATATCCCTAACCCTTCAGGAGCTATCCGACATTATGCATATTTCCGAACGTACCCTGCAGCGTTACGATGATAATGCCGTGGTTAAAACCGAATATGCCGAAAAGGCTATTGAACTTGCCCGTTTATATGCCCGTGGCCAGGATGTTTTTGGTTCTATGGATAAATTTAAACGCTGGATGAAAACCCCGGGGCATGTTTTCCGTGGCGAAACTCCCATTTCCCTACTGGACACTTCTGTCGGTTTTGATATGGTGCTTCGCGAATTGGGCCGTATCGAGCATGGTATTTTTGCCTAA
- the tyrS gene encoding tyrosine--tRNA ligase yields the protein MNFVEELRWRGMLHDIMPGTEELLNKGMVSGYIGFDPTADSLHVGSLAQIMTLIHFQRAGHKPFALVGGATGMVGDPSGKSAERNLLSEDVLQKNLDGIKSQLEQFLDFDCGANSAQMVNNYDWFKNFNFLDFIRDVGKHITVNYMMAKDSVKNRISGDTGMSFTEFSYQLVQGYDFYYLWKNHNCALQMGGSDQWGNIVTGTELIRRKGEGQGEAFALTTQLIKKSDGSKFGKSEGGNIWLDPAKTSPYKFYQFWLNTSDDDAKTYIRIFTLFDKETIEALEAEHAVAPHLRILQKALAKDITVRVHSEQEYEKAIKASEFLFGNTDIQFLNELNEAEVLGLFDGVPNFTINANEIAEGINVIDLLAEKTAVFPSKGEAKKMIAGGGVAINKAKLGGVDDVFNASHLINGKYLVAQKGKKNYFLIIAE from the coding sequence ATGAACTTTGTTGAAGAATTACGCTGGCGCGGCATGCTGCACGATATTATGCCGGGAACTGAAGAATTGCTGAATAAAGGTATGGTATCGGGCTATATCGGGTTCGACCCTACGGCTGATTCGCTGCATGTGGGAAGCCTGGCGCAAATTATGACGCTGATCCATTTTCAACGTGCTGGCCATAAGCCTTTTGCCCTGGTTGGCGGCGCCACCGGTATGGTGGGCGATCCATCAGGTAAATCGGCCGAACGCAATTTACTTTCAGAAGATGTTTTGCAAAAAAACCTTGATGGTATTAAAAGTCAATTAGAACAGTTTCTTGATTTTGACTGTGGTGCCAACAGCGCCCAAATGGTAAATAACTACGATTGGTTCAAAAACTTTAATTTCCTTGATTTTATCCGTGACGTAGGCAAACACATCACTGTTAACTATATGATGGCTAAGGATTCAGTAAAGAATCGCATCAGCGGCGATACGGGAATGTCGTTCACCGAGTTTAGTTACCAGTTGGTACAGGGGTATGATTTTTATTACCTGTGGAAAAACCATAACTGTGCCCTGCAAATGGGCGGTAGCGACCAATGGGGCAATATAGTTACCGGTACCGAACTTATCCGCAGGAAAGGAGAGGGCCAGGGGGAAGCTTTTGCATTAACTACCCAGTTGATCAAAAAATCTGACGGAAGTAAATTTGGTAAAAGCGAGGGCGGCAATATCTGGCTCGACCCGGCTAAAACATCACCGTACAAATTTTATCAGTTTTGGTTGAATACCAGCGATGATGATGCCAAAACTTATATTCGCATATTCACCTTGTTTGATAAAGAAACGATTGAGGCTTTAGAAGCCGAGCATGCTGTTGCACCTCATTTACGGATATTGCAAAAAGCATTGGCAAAAGATATTACTGTACGTGTGCATAGCGAGCAGGAATATGAGAAAGCGATAAAGGCATCTGAGTTTTTATTCGGCAACACGGATATTCAATTTTTAAATGAATTGAACGAGGCTGAAGTACTGGGGTTGTTTGATGGCGTGCCAAACTTTACTATCAACGCAAATGAAATAGCAGAAGGCATAAATGTAATAGATCTGCTGGCCGAAAAAACGGCGGTATTCCCGTCAAAAGGAGAGGCTAAAAAAATGATAGCGGGCGGTGGCGTTGCCATTAATAAGGCTAAACTTGGCGGGGTTGATGATGTGTTTAACGCATCGCACCTGATCAATGGTAAATACCTTGTGGCGCAAAAAGGCAAAAAGAATTACTTTTTGATTATAGCTGAGTAG